From a region of the Bacteroidia bacterium genome:
- a CDS encoding DUF4199 domain-containing protein produces MQKKTTLLNNASIYGLITGIALVVFSMILNMLEMRNSPLGWLGMVIMAAGMWYGTTQWRDRSLGGYITFGKAWQAGTMISVFVGIIIAIFTYIYLTYVDPGSLDKELIKAEEKMMDDGQMTEEQIQMAMDMTRKFMSPVILAITAVISYVIFGMLISLITAAISKKENPNVFQESPIDQSSQS; encoded by the coding sequence ATGCAGAAGAAAACCACATTACTCAACAATGCCTCTATCTACGGACTTATCACGGGCATTGCCCTGGTTGTTTTTTCTATGATCCTGAATATGCTGGAAATGAGGAATTCGCCTCTGGGATGGCTGGGAATGGTGATTATGGCTGCGGGGATGTGGTACGGAACAACCCAATGGAGAGACCGTTCGCTGGGTGGATATATCACCTTCGGCAAAGCATGGCAAGCGGGTACCATGATTAGCGTTTTTGTCGGTATTATTATTGCCATTTTTACTTACATCTACCTCACTTATGTTGATCCGGGTTCTCTCGATAAGGAACTTATTAAGGCCGAGGAAAAAATGATGGACGACGGACAAATGACGGAGGAACAGATCCAGATGGCTATGGATATGACCCGTAAGTTCATGTCCCCCGTTATCCTGGCCATTACCGCAGTTATCAGTTATGTGATTTTCGGAATGCTGATCTCCCTGATCACGGCAGCCATTTCAAAAAAGGAGAACCCCAATGTTTTTCAGGAATCTCCGATTGACCAGTCCAGCCAGTCATGA